Proteins from a genomic interval of Granulicella sp. L56:
- a CDS encoding molybdopterin-dependent oxidoreductase has product MADVTFTVDGKKLTAPAGTLLIDACKSAGIEIPAFCYYPGLSLQAACRMCVVRIEKVPKLQTACTTPVAEGMIVATETPEIAQARKATLQLLLGNHPLDCPVCDAGGECELQDMTFKYGAADSFYAEPKNHREEQKWSPVVYFDRPRCILCYRCVRMCGEGMDVFALGIQNRGSSSVIAPNLPAHMSPDDLAHVDCEQCGMCIDACPVGALTSGTYRYKTRPWEMNHVATTCTHCGDGCKTTLGVRSTSDGSEIVRGDNRDKSGINGDFLCNKGRYAFDFANNDDRITQPLVRQSNGEFKPVSWEEAFDHVGKRLRELRDTRGGKSIGVIGGNRLTNEEAYLLQKFARTVLGTNNIDHHRTADYVSFAQALVEQTNRTASLRDTLTAPAILLVGGDPTNQAPGTAWNIRTNVRNNRARLYVVNSAEIKLRRQAKAFVRLAPFGYGALAGYLAGDNAAGSSAVSDVNALSAFRDTVKAEENLLILIGSELRGTELKKLINFGLSIPGAKFALLSDYANSRGAADMGLLPDMLPGYTAVAGNSTFAEYNAPAEAGLDMVEIFDAAGRGELSALYVVGSNPVARYSVDPAALKNTFVVVQEMFLTETAALADVILPAANLYEKSGSVTNSYGDLQQVKKAGDRAGVRSDFEMIVRIADKMGAEMRKLVPFGKGLRADMGQSRGAQSGEADRHAVWLTANNLEPKLSPFDSYAILDEIQRLVPGYNLLRLQLLSGNDQHLQPAASGLVQIGIQTARRDLVLPANDTLFTSGTLGRYSAMLNDVQQFQANQPLIQIQAAD; this is encoded by the coding sequence ATGGCTGACGTAACTTTTACCGTAGACGGCAAGAAGCTCACCGCACCAGCAGGCACATTGCTCATCGATGCCTGCAAGTCTGCCGGCATCGAGATTCCCGCCTTCTGTTACTATCCCGGTCTCTCGCTTCAGGCTGCCTGCCGCATGTGCGTCGTACGCATCGAGAAGGTGCCCAAGCTGCAGACCGCCTGCACCACGCCCGTAGCCGAGGGCATGATCGTCGCCACCGAGACACCTGAGATCGCGCAGGCGCGCAAGGCCACTCTGCAACTGCTGCTCGGCAACCACCCGCTCGACTGCCCTGTCTGCGATGCCGGTGGCGAGTGCGAGCTGCAGGACATGACCTTCAAGTACGGCGCGGCTGACAGCTTTTACGCCGAGCCCAAGAACCACCGCGAGGAGCAGAAGTGGTCGCCGGTCGTTTACTTTGACCGCCCGCGCTGCATCCTCTGCTATCGCTGCGTGCGCATGTGCGGCGAGGGCATGGACGTCTTCGCGCTCGGCATCCAGAACCGTGGCAGCTCCTCAGTCATCGCTCCCAATCTTCCCGCTCATATGTCGCCCGATGATCTCGCCCATGTCGATTGCGAGCAGTGCGGCATGTGCATCGACGCCTGCCCCGTCGGCGCGCTGACCAGCGGAACCTATCGCTATAAGACGCGTCCGTGGGAGATGAACCACGTCGCCACCACCTGCACCCACTGCGGCGATGGCTGCAAGACGACGCTTGGCGTTCGCAGCACGTCCGACGGCTCGGAGATTGTGCGCGGCGATAACCGCGATAAGAGCGGCATCAACGGCGACTTCCTCTGCAACAAGGGCCGCTATGCCTTCGACTTCGCCAACAACGACGACCGCATCACCCAGCCGCTGGTTCGCCAGTCGAACGGAGAGTTCAAGCCGGTTAGCTGGGAAGAGGCATTCGACCACGTCGGCAAGCGCCTCCGCGAACTTCGCGATACGCGCGGCGGCAAGAGCATCGGCGTTATCGGCGGCAACCGCCTGACCAACGAGGAAGCTTACCTTCTCCAGAAGTTTGCCCGTACTGTTCTCGGCACAAACAACATCGATCATCACCGCACGGCCGATTATGTATCCTTCGCCCAGGCGCTTGTGGAACAGACGAATCGCACCGCTTCCCTGCGCGATACGCTCACCGCTCCCGCGATTCTGCTGGTAGGAGGCGATCCGACGAATCAGGCTCCGGGAACGGCGTGGAATATTCGCACCAACGTTCGCAATAACCGGGCGCGGCTCTACGTCGTCAACTCGGCTGAGATCAAGCTGCGCCGACAGGCTAAAGCTTTTGTGCGGCTCGCTCCGTTCGGCTATGGCGCACTGGCTGGCTATCTCGCAGGAGACAATGCGGCAGGATCGAGCGCCGTCTCCGATGTGAATGCTCTGAGTGCCTTCCGCGACACCGTCAAGGCAGAAGAGAACCTGCTGATCCTTATAGGTTCCGAGCTGCGCGGTACAGAGTTGAAGAAGCTCATCAATTTCGGCCTCAGCATTCCTGGCGCGAAGTTCGCCCTGCTCTCCGATTATGCGAACTCACGCGGCGCGGCAGACATGGGCCTGCTACCGGATATGCTTCCCGGCTACACTGCGGTGGCGGGCAACAGTACCTTCGCCGAGTACAACGCTCCCGCAGAGGCTGGCCTCGACATGGTCGAGATCTTCGACGCAGCTGGTCGCGGCGAACTCTCTGCACTCTATGTCGTCGGCTCCAACCCGGTGGCACGCTACAGCGTCGATCCTGCCGCGCTCAAGAACACCTTCGTCGTGGTGCAGGAGATGTTCCTCACCGAGACCGCCGCGCTCGCAGACGTCATCCTTCCCGCCGCGAACCTCTACGAGAAGTCCGGCTCTGTCACCAACAGCTATGGCGATCTGCAGCAGGTCAAGAAGGCCGGCGACCGCGCCGGCGTTCGCAGCGACTTCGAGATGATCGTTCGCATCGCCGACAAGATGGGCGCGGAGATGCGCAAGCTTGTTCCTTTCGGCAAAGGTCTTCGCGCCGACATGGGCCAGTCTCGCGGCGCGCAGTCGGGCGAGGCAGACCGTCACGCAGTATGGCTGACGGCCAACAACCTCGAGCCCAAGCTCAGCCCGTTTGATTCCTACGCTATTCTCGATGAGATTCAGCGTCTCGTTCCCGGCTACAACCTGCTGCGTCTCCAGCTTCTCTCGGGCAACGATCAGCATCTGCAGCCTGCTGCATCGGGGCTGGTTCAGATCGGAATCCAGACAGCCCGCCGCGATCTGGTCCTGCCCGCAAACGACACCCTCTTCACCTCCGGAACGCTTGGCCGCTACTCCGCCATGCTGAACGATGTGCAACAATTCCAGGCCAACCAGCCCCTCATTCAAATTCAAGCCGCCGACTAG
- a CDS encoding NADH-quinone oxidoreductase subunit J → MQLALFIIFGALAVAGALNLLLQRHPINSALSLVVVMMSLAVLYWSLGAEFLAAAQVIVYSGAVMVLFVFVIMLLNAGEEERTNGSRAAYIVGIPGAAAIFCLLSFVFLSEQKALGVANLGGHLDNGLNNIAEISQVLFTKQLLPFEVTSILILVAILGAVVLARKEEQ, encoded by the coding sequence ATGCAACTGGCACTTTTCATAATCTTTGGCGCGCTGGCCGTAGCGGGAGCACTCAATCTCCTGCTGCAACGTCACCCCATCAACAGCGCTCTGTCGCTCGTCGTTGTGATGATGTCGCTCGCCGTCCTTTACTGGTCACTCGGGGCCGAGTTCCTCGCTGCCGCGCAGGTCATCGTCTACTCCGGCGCCGTCATGGTGCTCTTCGTCTTCGTCATCATGCTGCTCAACGCGGGCGAAGAAGAACGCACCAACGGCAGTCGGGCAGCCTATATCGTCGGCATCCCTGGCGCTGCCGCCATCTTCTGCCTGCTCAGCTTCGTCTTCCTGTCGGAGCAGAAGGCGCTCGGCGTGGCCAATCTTGGCGGTCATCTCGACAACGGCCTCAACAACATCGCCGAGATCAGCCAGGTGCTGTTCACGAAACAGCTTCTTCCCTTCGAAGTGACCTCGATCCTCATCCTCGTCGCCATTCTCGGCGCCGTCGTTCTAGCGCGCAAGGAGGAGCAATAA
- the nuoK gene encoding NADH-quinone oxidoreductase subunit NuoK, translating into MAAQVPTAYYLVLAAILFSIGVGSFLIKRNIITIFISIELMLNAVNLTFVAFAHQWHQISGQIFVFFVMVVAAAEAAVGLAIIIAIFRTRQTLNVDQIDLMKL; encoded by the coding sequence ATGGCCGCACAAGTTCCCACCGCCTATTACCTTGTTCTCGCCGCCATCCTCTTTTCTATCGGCGTTGGCTCTTTTCTCATCAAGCGCAACATTATCACCATCTTTATTTCGATTGAGTTGATGCTCAACGCTGTCAACTTAACCTTTGTCGCCTTTGCGCACCAATGGCACCAGATCAGCGGCCAGATCTTCGTCTTCTTCGTGATGGTCGTCGCCGCCGCTGAAGCCGCCGTTGGCCTTGCCATCATCATCGCCATCTTCCGTACCCGCCAGACGCTGAACGTCGACCAGATCGACCTGATGAAACTATGA
- the nuoH gene encoding NADH-quinone oxidoreductase subunit NuoH has protein sequence MSHLSPFQTFLLLSIVKVLVVFVITLTAVAYTVLLERKVLGHMQNRWGPSRVGPFGLLQPLADGIKLFLKEDLLPMAAERPLFIVAPIIALTCALVSIAVVPFGAAHHIYANGIGVDMFDISNINIGLLVILGITSIGVYGIALSGWSSNNKFSLLGSLRATSQVISYELALGLSLVGVVLRAQSLNLRTIVDSQSAHGLLSWNFFGGFQFVAFFIYLMAAYAETNRSPFDLPEAESELVAGYHTEYSSMKFAMFFMAEYANMITVSCVATLMFFGGASSPLGHLLPANFGGPILTAIFPVLWFVAKVFAFLLLYIWVRGTLPRFRYDQLMSFGWKFLLPLAMANIIITSLVLALHG, from the coding sequence GTGAGCCATCTCAGTCCGTTCCAGACATTTCTGCTGCTCAGCATCGTTAAGGTCCTCGTCGTCTTCGTCATCACACTGACGGCGGTGGCCTACACGGTGCTGCTGGAGCGCAAGGTTCTCGGCCACATGCAGAACCGCTGGGGTCCTTCCCGCGTTGGACCGTTTGGCCTTCTGCAGCCGCTCGCCGACGGCATCAAACTCTTCCTCAAGGAAGACCTGCTGCCCATGGCGGCGGAGCGTCCTCTGTTCATCGTCGCGCCCATCATCGCGCTGACCTGTGCGCTGGTCTCGATCGCCGTCGTCCCCTTCGGCGCGGCCCACCATATCTATGCCAACGGCATCGGCGTGGATATGTTCGACATCTCCAACATTAACATCGGGCTGCTTGTCATCCTCGGCATTACCTCTATCGGTGTCTATGGCATCGCGCTCTCGGGTTGGTCGTCGAACAATAAATTTTCGCTGCTTGGTTCTCTGCGCGCTACCTCGCAGGTCATCAGCTACGAGCTTGCCCTCGGCCTTTCGCTGGTCGGCGTGGTTCTTCGCGCCCAGTCACTGAACCTGCGCACCATCGTCGACAGTCAGTCCGCACACGGTCTGCTTTCGTGGAACTTCTTCGGCGGCTTCCAGTTCGTGGCCTTCTTCATCTACCTGATGGCGGCATACGCCGAGACCAACCGCTCTCCTTTCGACCTTCCTGAAGCAGAGTCGGAGCTGGTCGCCGGGTATCACACCGAGTACAGCTCCATGAAGTTCGCCATGTTCTTCATGGCCGAGTACGCCAACATGATTACCGTAAGCTGCGTGGCCACGCTCATGTTCTTCGGCGGCGCGTCCAGCCCGCTCGGTCATCTGCTTCCCGCGAACTTCGGCGGCCCAATCCTTACAGCGATCTTTCCTGTTCTCTGGTTCGTCGCCAAGGTCTTCGCGTTCCTTCTACTTTACATCTGGGTACGCGGCACGCTTCCTCGTTTCCGTTACGACCAGCTCATGAGTTTTGGCTGGAAATTTCTGCTTCCTCTGGCGATGGCGAACATTATCATCACCAGTCTCGTCCTTGCGCTGCACGGCTAG
- the nuoL gene encoding NADH-quinone oxidoreductase subunit L, producing the protein MSPQTSMIPACYLWLIPLLPFIGFLINGTLGRKLPRAAVTAVALFFTAIPAAIVAWLWSVMTSANAPEAIHAVSRPWIAISGFQVNFDFTVDHLTLIMLGVITGVGFLIHLYSAGYMAHEEGYWRFFAYLNLFMFFMSVLVLSSSFLLLFVGWEGVGLASYLLIGFYFKKDSAANAGKKAFIVNRIGDFGFLLAMFLIVAHFGNLNFTDVFASISQHPEWHGGFLTAIALLLVVGATGKSAQIPLYIWLPDAMEGPTPVSALIHAATMVTAGIYMVARCHTLFDRSPYALTVVAIIGAATAIVAASIGMVQHDIKRVLAYSTVSQLGYMFLACGVGAYAAGIFHLLTHAFFKALLFLAAGSVIHALSGEQDMRNMGGLRKRIPVTFWTMTSGVFAIAGIWPFAGFFSKDEILYQTFISDNPIGKLLWLVGLVTAGMTSFYMFRLWFKTFFGEERFKEAPHDAHGHDSHASHGVHESPWVMLLPLVVLGILSLVGGWGHVAFGNFLDPVFGVPVEAATAASHGLELTLVAISLLVVATGFFFAWFFYYKKPGTAGALALKVKPLYSLVENKYWVDEFYGFIVTGLLMFTRMILAGLVDTGLVNGSGALAGATTRGLSTVTRRVQSGNIRSYAGWLALGAAAVLAVMIFGRSLWVH; encoded by the coding sequence ATGAGCCCTCAGACTTCCATGATTCCCGCCTGCTATCTCTGGCTGATTCCGCTGCTTCCCTTCATTGGCTTCCTGATCAACGGAACCCTTGGCCGCAAGCTGCCGCGCGCCGCCGTTACCGCCGTTGCGCTGTTCTTCACTGCAATTCCCGCTGCCATCGTCGCGTGGCTGTGGTCGGTCATGACGTCTGCCAATGCTCCGGAGGCGATTCATGCCGTAAGCCGTCCGTGGATCGCGATCTCGGGCTTTCAGGTCAACTTCGACTTCACCGTCGACCACCTTACGCTGATCATGCTCGGCGTCATCACTGGTGTCGGCTTCCTGATCCATCTTTACTCCGCCGGATACATGGCGCACGAAGAGGGTTACTGGCGCTTCTTCGCCTACCTCAACCTTTTCATGTTCTTCATGTCGGTGCTGGTGCTCTCGAGCAGCTTCCTTCTGCTCTTCGTCGGCTGGGAAGGTGTCGGTCTCGCTTCTTACCTGCTCATCGGCTTCTACTTCAAGAAAGACTCGGCAGCTAACGCCGGTAAAAAAGCGTTCATCGTCAACCGCATCGGCGACTTCGGCTTTCTTCTGGCGATGTTCCTGATCGTCGCCCACTTCGGCAACCTCAACTTCACGGATGTCTTCGCTTCCATCTCCCAGCATCCCGAGTGGCACGGTGGCTTCCTCACCGCCATCGCGCTTCTGCTTGTAGTCGGAGCCACCGGAAAGTCAGCGCAGATTCCTCTCTACATCTGGTTGCCTGACGCGATGGAAGGCCCAACGCCAGTCTCCGCACTCATTCACGCTGCAACGATGGTCACGGCCGGCATTTACATGGTCGCCCGCTGCCACACGTTGTTTGATCGTTCTCCCTATGCGCTCACTGTAGTCGCTATCATCGGTGCAGCGACGGCGATCGTAGCCGCCTCGATCGGCATGGTGCAGCACGACATCAAGCGCGTGCTCGCCTACTCCACTGTCTCGCAGCTCGGCTATATGTTCCTCGCCTGCGGAGTCGGAGCTTATGCTGCTGGCATCTTTCATCTGCTCACGCATGCCTTCTTCAAGGCGCTGCTCTTCCTCGCTGCCGGTTCGGTGATTCACGCTCTCTCAGGCGAGCAGGACATGCGCAATATGGGCGGCCTGCGTAAGCGCATCCCCGTCACCTTTTGGACGATGACCTCGGGCGTCTTCGCCATCGCCGGAATCTGGCCCTTCGCAGGGTTCTTTTCGAAGGATGAGATTCTGTACCAAACCTTCATCTCTGACAACCCCATCGGCAAGCTGTTGTGGCTCGTCGGTCTCGTCACTGCAGGCATGACATCGTTCTACATGTTCCGTCTCTGGTTCAAGACCTTCTTCGGCGAAGAGCGATTTAAAGAGGCACCGCACGACGCGCATGGCCACGATAGTCACGCCTCCCACGGGGTTCACGAATCGCCCTGGGTCATGCTGCTTCCGCTGGTCGTTCTGGGCATTCTCTCGCTGGTGGGCGGATGGGGTCACGTCGCGTTCGGCAACTTCCTCGATCCCGTCTTCGGAGTTCCGGTTGAAGCCGCCACGGCGGCGAGCCACGGCCTCGAACTTACCCTGGTCGCTATCTCATTGCTGGTCGTAGCCACCGGGTTCTTCTTCGCGTGGTTCTTTTATTATAAGAAGCCCGGCACCGCCGGAGCGCTTGCCCTCAAGGTCAAGCCGCTCTATTCGCTGGTTGAGAACAAGTATTGGGTCGACGAGTTCTATGGCTTCATCGTCACTGGCCTGCTTATGTTTACACGCATGATTCTGGCTGGCCTTGTCGATACTGGTCTGGTTAACGGTTCGGGAGCGCTCGCAGGAGCTACCACCCGAGGCCTCAGCACAGTTACCCGCCGGGTTCAGTCCGGCAACATTCGCTCCTATGCCGGATGGCTCGCGCTAGGCGCCGCCGCCGTCCTCGCCGTCATGATCTTCGGACGCTCGCTCTGGGTGCACTAA